In Ostrinia nubilalis chromosome 10, ilOstNubi1.1, whole genome shotgun sequence, a single genomic region encodes these proteins:
- the LOC135075252 gene encoding prostaglandin reductase 1-like has translation MVVAKKYTVVTPFVGQPKESDFQIVEEELPALQENEFLAEAAYFSVDPYQRVKLGAIYPCDMIGGQVAKVTESRNPDYPVGAWVMGHFGWRTHTVVNPENSKFSNQKPYLYRLPDFGELPVSLGLGVCGRVGNTAYFGLTSICNPKAGETVAISGAAGAVGSHVGQIAKILGCRVVGFAGSDEKCEWLVKELGFDAASNYKTDNIQQFLKENAPNGVDCYFDNVGGEISSMVLSQMNNYGRVAVCGAIASYNETDPEKRKATIIQPFVVGKQLKIEGFQVNRFADQTMEGIKQNLQWVKEGKLKYREHTYDGFEAAVEAFLGLFTGMNTGKSLVKVS, from the exons ATGGTGGTGGCAAAGAAATACACGGTTGTGACTCCATTTGTCGGGCAACCCAAGGAAAGTGATTTTCAAATCGTTGAAGAAGAATTGCCAGCTTTACAAGAAAATG AATTTCTAGCAGAAGCAGCATACTTCAGCGTTGACCCATATCAAAGAGTAAAACTCGGCGCTATTTACCCATGTGACATGATCGGAGGTCAAGTAGCGAA AGTAACAGAGAGCAGAAACCCTGATTATCCCGTTGGTGCTTGGGTCATGGGACATTTTGGCTGGCGAACACACACCGTCGTGAACCCGGAAAACTCTAAATTTTCTAACCAAAAGCCTTATCTGTACCGCTTACCCGATTTTGGAGAATTACCCGTGTCTTTGGGACTCGGCGTTTGTGGAAGAGTTGG AAACACTGCATACTTCGGCCTTACCTCAATCTGTAATCCCAAGGCAGGAGAGACCGTCGCCATTTCAGGAGCTGCCGGCGCTGTGGGCTCACATGTGGGACAAATCGCAAAAATATTAG GTTGTCGCGTGGTTGGCTTCGCTGGGTCAGACGAGAAATGCGAATGGCTTGTGAAAGAGCTTGGATTTGACGCGGCCAGTAATTACAAAACTGATAATATTCAACAATTCCTAAAAGAAAACGCTCCTAATGGCGTAGACTGTTACTTCGACAATGTTGGTGGGGAAATCAGTAGTATGGTCCTGTCCCAAATGAATAACTACGGGAGAGTGGCCGTTTGCGGGGCTATTGCTAGTTACAATGAAACTGATCCAGAAAAACGAAAAG CAACTATAATACAGCCATTCGTTGTCGGCaaacaattaaaaatagaaGGATTTCAAGTCAACAGATTTGCTGATCAAACAATGGAAGGAATTAAACAAAATCTGCAGTGGGTTAAAGAGGGCAAGCTAAAATACCGAGAACACACCTATGATGGCTTTGAAGCAGCAGTTGAAGCTTTCCTTGGATTATTTACAGGGATGAATACAGGAAAGAGTCTCGTCAAAGTgtcataa